One Lacunisphaera limnophila DNA window includes the following coding sequences:
- a CDS encoding PP2C family protein-serine/threonine phosphatase: MSDQSPTAGPGNLRALVGHRDFVRATDSLEEVQQRFAAGRHDFMAVLYGRQLVGICARRELGMLLGARYGFALYGRAAVRDHVLPEAIIVSVETPLTDVLQQIAARRDEHFYDDILLVDGAGDFIGLIYVRDLVRLQTTLLMDNLAETAAKNRQMEDDVRMAREVQLAMLPREFPACRANDGTRLRFAQLYEPAGGVSGDFFDVLPISDTAAGVIICDVMGHGVRSALITAMVRTLIEEQRHQAGNPAALLTQLNAHLSKMLQRTGDTIFVTAAYLKLDAATRRLTYAQAGHPAPLHWSVRAGLAAPLVLPDRVCGPALGLIDDHVYGEVTLPLELGDRLLLFTDGITEAANEAGQEFGPAGVAAALAKSRQGDLEQLLGEVRRSAAQFSGHQSFDDDLCLVVGELGT, from the coding sequence ATGTCTGATCAGTCGCCCACGGCCGGCCCCGGCAACCTGCGCGCCCTAGTGGGACACCGGGATTTTGTACGTGCGACCGATTCCCTGGAAGAGGTCCAGCAGCGCTTTGCCGCCGGGCGCCATGACTTCATGGCGGTACTCTACGGGCGGCAGCTGGTGGGGATTTGCGCGCGGCGCGAACTTGGGATGCTGCTGGGCGCCCGGTACGGTTTTGCCCTCTATGGTCGGGCCGCGGTGAGAGATCACGTTCTGCCTGAGGCGATCATCGTCTCAGTCGAGACCCCGCTCACGGATGTGCTGCAACAGATCGCCGCCCGGCGGGATGAGCATTTCTACGATGACATCCTGCTCGTGGATGGGGCCGGGGATTTCATCGGCCTGATTTATGTGCGGGATCTTGTGCGGCTCCAGACGACGTTGCTCATGGATAATCTGGCCGAGACGGCAGCGAAAAACCGCCAGATGGAGGACGATGTGCGGATGGCCCGGGAGGTCCAACTGGCCATGCTGCCGCGGGAGTTTCCCGCCTGTCGGGCGAATGACGGCACCCGGCTGCGTTTTGCCCAGCTCTATGAGCCGGCAGGGGGCGTCAGCGGGGACTTCTTCGATGTGCTCCCCATTTCGGATACCGCCGCCGGAGTCATCATCTGCGACGTCATGGGCCATGGCGTGCGCTCGGCGCTGATCACGGCCATGGTGCGCACGCTGATCGAAGAACAGCGGCATCAGGCCGGGAATCCGGCGGCATTGCTGACCCAGCTCAACGCCCACCTGAGCAAGATGCTCCAGCGCACGGGGGACACGATCTTCGTGACGGCGGCGTATTTGAAGCTCGATGCCGCCACCCGGCGGCTGACTTATGCGCAGGCGGGACATCCTGCGCCCCTGCACTGGAGTGTCCGCGCCGGCCTGGCGGCGCCGCTCGTCCTGCCCGACCGGGTCTGTGGCCCGGCCTTGGGTCTGATTGATGACCACGTTTATGGCGAGGTCACGTTGCCGCTGGAACTGGGCGACCGCCTTTTACTTTTCACCGATGGTATCACCGAGGCGGCGAACGAGGCCGGCCAGGAATTCGGCCCGGCCGGCGTGGCCGCGGCTTTGGCGAAATCGCGCCAAGGGGACTT
- a CDS encoding metallophosphoesterase: MSGRLIAVGDIHGCHKEFEDLLEKLDLKKDDRLILLGDLISRGPDSGKVVALAREHATASLLGNHELRHLNYRRTDDPTHLKKYDYATMEQLRGKDWDYLESMKLTYSDEELGVVFVHGGFLPDRPWQRQPARIVTRIQVVGKDGEPHKRSEMPDAPHWSTLWEGPPFVVYGHTPREEVSRTKWTLGIDTACAMGGCLTAYILPEKKLVQVKARETYYRR, encoded by the coding sequence ATGTCCGGTAGACTCATCGCCGTCGGCGACATCCACGGCTGCCACAAGGAATTCGAGGACCTCCTCGAGAAGCTCGACCTCAAGAAGGACGACCGCCTCATCCTCCTCGGCGACCTCATCAGCCGGGGGCCCGACAGCGGCAAGGTCGTCGCCCTCGCCCGCGAACACGCCACCGCTTCCCTCCTCGGCAACCACGAGCTCCGCCACCTCAACTACCGGCGCACCGACGACCCCACCCACCTCAAGAAATACGACTACGCCACGATGGAACAGCTCCGCGGCAAGGACTGGGACTACCTCGAGTCCATGAAGCTGACCTACTCCGACGAAGAACTCGGCGTGGTCTTCGTCCACGGCGGCTTCCTCCCCGATCGCCCCTGGCAACGCCAGCCGGCTCGCATTGTCACCCGCATCCAGGTCGTGGGCAAGGACGGCGAACCCCACAAGCGCTCCGAGATGCCCGACGCTCCCCACTGGTCCACCCTCTGGGAAGGCCCGCCCTTCGTCGTCTACGGCCACACCCCCCGCGAGGAGGTCTCCCGCACCAAGTGGACCCTCGGCATCGACACCGCCTGCGCCATGGGCGGCTGCCTGACCGCCTATATCCTCCCCGAAAAGAAGCTCGTCCAGGTCAAGGCCCGAGAGACGTACTACAGGCGCTGA
- a CDS encoding 3'-5' exoribonuclease YhaM family protein, with the protein MADHPTPLAVRDIKTLPSGDTFTGVLLVRRVTTKTAKNGNAFLSLELGDKTGTFPLNVFGDSPAYELFTGLKDGGIVRIEAKVEFYQERLSPRLLRAEPLSMDQLSGSAVLANLVETAPEDADALWAEFQQHIASIGHAELRATVQAVFDDIGDQFRIAPAAVAMHHAYRHGLLEHTTHMARAAKALLPLYPEIDADLAMAGVLVHDTGKVIEYQGDLVTTKSRKGILQGHVVLGYQLVRKAGMKTKLNPDLLERLEHIVLSHQGELEWGAAVIAATPEAVFVAKVDDLDAKMGMVQRLLRQAGEDTPFSDKHLGLNSQLLLTKPVK; encoded by the coding sequence ATGGCCGACCACCCCACCCCGCTCGCCGTCCGCGACATCAAGACCCTCCCGAGCGGCGACACCTTCACCGGGGTCCTGCTCGTCCGCCGGGTCACCACCAAGACCGCCAAAAACGGCAACGCCTTCCTGAGCCTCGAACTTGGCGACAAGACCGGCACCTTCCCCCTGAATGTTTTCGGCGACAGCCCCGCCTACGAGCTCTTCACCGGCCTCAAGGACGGCGGCATCGTGCGCATCGAGGCCAAAGTCGAATTCTACCAGGAGCGCCTCTCGCCCCGCCTCCTGCGCGCCGAGCCCCTGTCGATGGACCAGCTCAGCGGCTCCGCCGTGCTTGCCAACCTCGTCGAGACCGCCCCCGAGGACGCCGACGCCCTCTGGGCCGAATTCCAGCAGCACATCGCCTCCATCGGCCACGCCGAGCTGCGCGCCACCGTCCAGGCGGTGTTCGATGACATCGGGGACCAGTTCCGCATCGCGCCGGCCGCCGTCGCCATGCACCACGCCTACCGCCACGGCCTGCTGGAGCACACCACCCACATGGCCCGCGCCGCCAAGGCCCTGCTTCCCCTCTACCCGGAGATCGATGCCGATCTCGCGATGGCCGGCGTGCTGGTCCACGACACCGGCAAGGTCATCGAATACCAGGGCGACCTCGTCACCACCAAGAGCCGCAAGGGCATCCTCCAAGGCCACGTCGTCCTCGGCTACCAGCTCGTGCGCAAGGCCGGCATGAAGACCAAGCTCAACCCCGACCTCCTCGAGCGGCTGGAGCACATCGTCCTCAGCCATCAGGGCGAACTCGAGTGGGGCGCCGCCGTCATCGCCGCCACCCCCGAGGCCGTCTTCGTCGCCAAGGTTGACGACCTCGACGCCAAGATGGGCATGGTCCAGCGCCTCCTCCGCCAGGCCGGCGAAGACACCCCGTTTTCCGACAAACACCTGGGCCTGAATTCGCAGCTCCTCCTCACGAAGCCGGTTAAGTAA
- a CDS encoding tetratricopeptide repeat protein, with amino-acid sequence MARYWLLSCLSLAITGIAAPDYRQITTFTGPCVRELAVMAKEGDITSARAQARALCRSDAEQSCPDLWLVYAYCEIRLDEPGVLEICEDVARRLPKSAAAHMLHLRAIIASVDSGNVIQSFTKLKKAVRSAEYAVACDPDCHTARIVLIMVYSMPKLFGGDTAKLKLHLSELSQRSAHDYALVQGMLQVRLDNHAAAIMNFEEAKRLDPSNRHPVMLMIKSKVEMGDYDGAFTLCKKIEPEFTGDGQGQEKFVELSAQSLLHVEEALVASREYLETAKGITPEERAKVLAHTAIILKSIGRVDESKQRMEEARRAWKNVDDHVKKLAKKYHKQGSKVVAR; translated from the coding sequence ATGGCGCGGTACTGGCTATTATCCTGCCTAAGTCTGGCGATCACAGGTATTGCGGCGCCCGACTATCGTCAGATCACAACTTTCACGGGGCCCTGCGTCCGTGAGCTGGCGGTCATGGCCAAGGAAGGCGACATCACCAGCGCCCGGGCTCAGGCCCGGGCGCTGTGTCGCTCGGACGCGGAGCAATCGTGCCCAGACCTCTGGCTGGTTTATGCATACTGCGAAATAAGACTCGATGAGCCTGGCGTGCTCGAGATCTGCGAGGATGTTGCTCGACGACTGCCAAAATCGGCCGCCGCCCACATGCTTCACTTGCGGGCAATCATAGCCAGTGTGGATTCAGGCAATGTGATTCAATCGTTCACCAAGCTGAAAAAAGCAGTTCGCTCTGCTGAGTACGCGGTGGCCTGCGACCCGGACTGTCACACCGCCCGCATCGTACTGATTATGGTCTACAGCATGCCGAAGCTATTCGGAGGAGATACGGCTAAGCTAAAGCTGCACTTATCGGAACTTAGTCAGAGAAGTGCGCATGATTATGCTTTAGTGCAGGGCATGCTCCAGGTGAGGTTGGATAACCACGCTGCAGCGATTATGAACTTTGAGGAGGCGAAACGTTTGGATCCTTCAAACCGCCATCCTGTGATGCTAATGATTAAATCCAAAGTAGAGATGGGGGATTACGACGGAGCATTCACCCTCTGCAAAAAAATTGAGCCAGAATTCACGGGAGATGGGCAAGGACAGGAGAAATTCGTTGAACTGTCGGCCCAGTCGCTCCTGCACGTGGAAGAGGCGCTCGTCGCCAGCAGGGAGTATCTTGAAACGGCCAAGGGTATAACGCCGGAGGAGCGTGCCAAGGTGTTGGCGCATACGGCCATCATTTTGAAATCAATCGGGCGGGTGGATGAGTCGAAGCAGCGCATGGAGGAAGCCAGGCGCGCGTGGAAAAATGTGGATGATCACGTCAAGAAGCTGGCGAAGAAATATCACAAGCAAGGCAGCAAGGTGGTCGCGCGTTAG
- a CDS encoding type II secretion system F family protein, giving the protein MPVFKYTALDATGAKKLGRLDADDAQQAAAALRAQGLFPTAVAPVERAGGDTGATGRMAWALSVPFLRPVGARELAVFTRQLGTLLRAGMPLLKALEALARQQRNESFRRVVEGLAGSIKTGDTLSAAMARHPRVFDRLYLNMIKAGEAGGVLDGVLDRLARFQEKSLHVRGKVVAAMVYPAVVLSVALVILAGLLVYVVPKFQQIFADLLKGAPLPPLTQAVLAVSDAVRHQVWLTFGVVLAGWIGFRLFRRTEAGARLVDTLVVKLPLFGDLFLKAIVARFGRTLGTLLSSGVPILPALLITRDTCGNARVAAAIMRVHERVKEGAPVARPLEATHVFPPMVTSMIEVGEQSGQLPEMLNKVADIYEEEVDNAVAGLSSLIEPVLILFLALIVGTIVIALFLPIIRIVQLLS; this is encoded by the coding sequence GTGCCTGTCTTCAAATACACCGCCTTGGATGCGACCGGCGCGAAGAAGTTGGGGCGGCTGGACGCGGACGATGCCCAGCAGGCCGCGGCGGCGTTGCGCGCGCAGGGCCTGTTTCCCACGGCGGTGGCGCCGGTGGAACGGGCAGGGGGCGACACGGGTGCGACAGGACGGATGGCGTGGGCGCTCAGCGTGCCGTTCCTGCGTCCGGTCGGGGCCCGCGAGCTGGCGGTGTTCACCCGGCAGCTGGGCACGCTGCTGCGGGCGGGCATGCCGTTGTTGAAAGCCCTGGAGGCCCTGGCGCGGCAGCAGCGCAACGAGTCGTTCCGCCGGGTGGTCGAGGGGCTGGCCGGGAGCATCAAGACGGGCGACACACTGTCGGCGGCGATGGCGCGGCACCCGCGGGTCTTTGACCGGCTTTACCTGAACATGATCAAGGCGGGCGAGGCGGGCGGGGTGCTCGACGGCGTGCTCGACCGGCTGGCCCGGTTCCAGGAGAAGAGCCTGCATGTGCGCGGGAAGGTCGTCGCGGCGATGGTCTACCCGGCGGTCGTGCTGTCGGTCGCGCTGGTGATCCTCGCCGGGCTGCTGGTCTACGTGGTGCCGAAGTTTCAGCAGATCTTCGCCGACCTGCTGAAAGGGGCGCCGTTGCCCCCGCTCACGCAGGCCGTGCTCGCGGTCAGCGACGCGGTGCGGCACCAGGTGTGGCTCACCTTCGGCGTGGTGCTGGCGGGGTGGATCGGCTTCCGGCTGTTCCGCCGGACCGAGGCGGGGGCGCGCCTCGTGGACACGCTGGTCGTGAAGCTCCCGCTCTTTGGCGACCTCTTCCTGAAGGCCATCGTCGCGCGGTTTGGCCGGACGCTGGGGACCCTGCTGTCGAGCGGCGTGCCCATCCTGCCGGCCTTGCTCATCACCCGGGACACGTGCGGCAACGCGCGGGTGGCGGCGGCGATCATGCGCGTGCATGAACGGGTCAAAGAGGGCGCCCCGGTGGCGCGGCCGCTGGAGGCCACCCACGTTTTTCCGCCGATGGTGACGAGCATGATCGAGGTGGGGGAGCAGTCCGGCCAGTTGCCGGAGATGCTCAACAAGGTGGCCGACATCTACGAGGAGGAGGTGGACAACGCCGTCGCCGGTCTCAGCTCGTTGATCGAGCCGGTCCTGATTTTGTTTCTGGCCCTGATCGTGGGCACGATCGTGATCGCGCTGTTTTTGCCGATCATCCGGATCGTGCAGCTTCTCTCCTGA
- a CDS encoding GspE/PulE family protein, with protein MFEGHDQAVHDLLAARRLVEPAALQAAYDEHRRSGKALARTVLDLGLIEPAGLLRAVAEHIGGEYAAVLPASLPDDAATFVGAALARTYGVAPLATDEFTVTVAAVDPFNPGLVNDLAFALERDVRVTVADPEQVQGLMRRHYGEDDASLEDVLGDLRAQARDATGTLSETDIEQMAGQTPIIRYVNLVLAQAIRDRASDLHFEPFEHEFRIRYRIDGALLELAPPPPALALPVISRLKVLASLNIAERRLPQDGRIRLTLAGRAVDLRVSTLPTQFGESVVLRVLDQSAVRLELAQLGLPPPVRRGVEAIIRRPNGIFIVTGPTGSGKTTTLYSCLKLLNQPEAKLLTVEDPVEYEIDGIMQVPVNLAAGLTFSRALRTFLRQDPDIVMVGEVRDLETAQIAIQASLTGHLVLTTLHTNDAPSAVTRLVDMGIAPFLLASTVEAVLAQRLLRRICPECRTAHTPPEALVRQLGVPAGTAFYRGAGCPACHQTGYRGRIGIFEFLLVSDALRELMVQGASLVALRQQAVADGMVTLREAALVALAAGDTTVEEVVKYI; from the coding sequence ATGTTCGAGGGACACGACCAGGCGGTGCACGACCTGCTTGCCGCGCGGCGGCTGGTGGAGCCGGCCGCGCTCCAGGCGGCGTACGACGAGCACCGGCGCAGCGGCAAGGCGCTGGCCCGGACCGTCCTGGACCTGGGCCTGATCGAACCGGCCGGCCTGCTGCGGGCCGTGGCGGAGCACATCGGCGGCGAGTACGCGGCAGTCCTGCCGGCCAGCCTGCCCGACGACGCGGCCACCTTCGTTGGCGCCGCGCTGGCCCGGACCTATGGCGTCGCCCCGCTCGCGACGGATGAATTCACCGTCACGGTGGCGGCGGTGGATCCCTTCAATCCCGGGCTGGTGAACGACCTGGCCTTTGCGCTGGAACGGGACGTGCGCGTGACGGTGGCCGACCCCGAACAGGTGCAGGGGCTCATGCGGCGGCATTACGGCGAGGATGACGCCTCGCTGGAGGACGTGCTGGGCGACCTGCGGGCGCAGGCCCGCGACGCCACCGGGACGCTGAGCGAAACCGACATCGAGCAAATGGCGGGACAGACGCCCATCATCCGCTACGTCAACCTCGTGCTGGCGCAGGCGATCCGCGACCGGGCGTCGGACCTGCATTTCGAGCCCTTCGAGCATGAGTTTCGCATCCGATACCGCATTGACGGCGCGCTGCTCGAACTCGCGCCGCCGCCGCCGGCGCTGGCCCTGCCGGTCATCTCCCGCCTCAAGGTGTTGGCGAGCCTCAACATCGCCGAGCGCCGCCTGCCGCAGGACGGCCGTATCCGGCTGACGCTGGCCGGACGCGCCGTGGACCTGCGCGTGTCCACGCTGCCCACCCAGTTCGGCGAGAGCGTAGTGCTGCGCGTGCTGGACCAGTCGGCGGTGCGCCTGGAGCTCGCGCAACTCGGCCTGCCGCCGCCGGTGCGCCGCGGGGTGGAGGCGATCATCCGCCGTCCGAACGGCATCTTCATCGTCACCGGCCCGACCGGTTCGGGCAAGACGACGACGCTCTACAGCTGCCTCAAGCTGCTGAACCAGCCCGAGGCGAAGCTCCTGACCGTCGAGGATCCGGTGGAGTACGAGATCGACGGCATCATGCAGGTGCCGGTGAACCTGGCCGCCGGCCTGACCTTTTCGCGCGCGTTGCGGACCTTCCTGCGGCAGGACCCCGACATCGTGATGGTCGGGGAGGTGCGCGACCTGGAGACCGCGCAGATCGCGATCCAGGCCTCGCTGACCGGCCACCTGGTGCTGACGACGTTGCACACCAACGACGCACCGTCGGCGGTCACGCGCCTGGTGGACATGGGCATCGCCCCGTTCCTGCTGGCCTCGACGGTGGAGGCGGTGCTGGCGCAGCGGTTGCTGCGACGGATTTGTCCGGAGTGTCGCACGGCCCACACGCCGCCGGAGGCGTTGGTGCGCCAGCTGGGCGTGCCGGCCGGGACGGCGTTTTACCGGGGCGCGGGCTGCCCGGCCTGTCATCAGACCGGTTACCGGGGCCGGATCGGGATCTTTGAATTCCTGCTGGTCAGTGATGCGTTGCGGGAACTCATGGTGCAGGGGGCCTCGCTCGTGGCGTTGCGCCAGCAAGCCGTGGCGGACGGCATGGTCACCCTGCGAGAGGCCGCGTTGGTGGCGCTGGCGGCGGGGGACACGACGGTCGAGGAAGTGGTCAAATACATCTGA
- a CDS encoding type IV pilus twitching motility protein PilT — protein sequence MSYEMNDLLELVVDQKCSDLHLQVGVPPCLRLRGSMTPIDGPELRPEDTEQLMLSITPDNHIQNVKLNGGTDFGFAFGDKARFRVSVLKAKGNYGLVLRQIPNQLFDLRAIGMPDKIKELLYRPRGLFLVTGPTGSGKSTTLASMVNYINENRDGHIITIEDPIEYYHPHKKCVVTQREVGSDVPSFSEAIKRALRQDPDVILVGELRDLETIEAAISAAETGHLVFGTLHTNSAAKTVDRIVDAFPANMKEMIRTQLSTSIIAVISQGLCKKKTGGRIAAYEIMVNTSSIASLIRDNKTFRIPSDIQTGANLGMITLDTHLMSLVNKELIEPDEALEKSQEPVAMREKLLSMGFKLRDL from the coding sequence ATGAGCTATGAAATGAACGATCTTCTCGAGCTGGTCGTCGACCAGAAGTGCTCCGACCTGCACCTTCAGGTCGGGGTGCCGCCCTGCCTGCGTTTGCGCGGCAGCATGACGCCGATCGACGGCCCCGAGCTGCGGCCCGAGGACACGGAGCAGCTGATGCTCTCGATCACGCCGGACAACCACATCCAGAACGTGAAGCTCAACGGCGGCACCGACTTCGGCTTCGCCTTTGGCGACAAGGCCCGTTTCCGCGTCAGCGTGCTCAAGGCCAAGGGCAACTACGGCCTCGTCCTGCGCCAGATCCCCAACCAGCTCTTCGACCTGCGGGCCATCGGCATGCCGGACAAGATCAAGGAGCTGCTCTACCGCCCGCGCGGCCTGTTCCTGGTCACGGGCCCGACGGGCTCGGGCAAGTCGACGACCCTCGCCTCGATGGTGAATTACATCAACGAGAACCGCGACGGCCACATCATCACGATCGAGGACCCGATCGAATATTACCACCCGCACAAGAAGTGCGTCGTGACCCAGCGCGAGGTCGGCTCCGACGTGCCAAGCTTCTCCGAGGCGATTAAGCGCGCCCTGCGCCAGGACCCGGACGTGATCCTGGTCGGTGAGTTGCGCGACCTGGAGACGATCGAGGCGGCCATCTCGGCGGCCGAGACGGGTCACTTGGTGTTCGGCACGCTGCACACAAACAGCGCGGCCAAGACCGTCGACCGCATCGTCGACGCCTTCCCGGCCAACATGAAGGAGATGATCCGCACCCAGCTCTCGACCTCGATCATCGCGGTCATTTCCCAGGGCCTGTGCAAGAAGAAGACCGGCGGGCGCATCGCGGCCTACGAGATCATGGTCAACACCTCGTCCATCGCCTCGCTGATCCGCGACAACAAGACCTTCCGTATCCCCTCCGACATCCAGACGGGCGCGAACCTGGGCATGATCACGCTCGACACGCATCTCATGAGCCTGGTGAACAAGGAGCTCATCGAGCCCGACGAGGCGCTGGAGAAGTCGCAGGAGCCCGTCGCCATGCGCGAGAAGCTGCTGAGCATGGGATTCAAGCTGCGCGACCTCTGA
- a CDS encoding peptidase domain-containing ABC transporter yields the protein MIAIKQRDVTDCGAACLAAIAAHHGLRHSVTYLRSLAGTTQQGTTALGLVEAARKLGLTATGLKGTFEQATAASLPVIAHCLLEERGLHYVVVTQLSDQRVEVMDPAEGRTVEWSPEKFKSVWTGVLLKLEPGVGFVTGDRTVTARRRLWHLVWPHRVDLGLAFIMSVLGTLFTLGTAVYVQKLVDEIIPARDTGYLYLMGVVMLALLLARLGLAAGQSLLALRTAQRMDTDLIQSYYTHLLGLPQVFFDTMRVGEITSRVGDAVNVRAFLNSTLPQLLLNPLLILFSLAGMFLYAPQLALVSVALLPAGAAIYWCMDRGNRRTERDLMEKAADFAAQFTESLAAQSVIRRFRTEAHAVRKTGVKLQLLQESIRQSSLLSLSGGLATALLTQASLLGVLWGGGVLVLRGQLTLGELMSCYTLTSFLTVPLVGLIGLSTSVQDALIAADRLYEIMDLAKEKDGGTVIFAGDAPLAVHIDRVSFRHVGRRATLDDVRLTFPPGRITVLAGESGCGKSTLLALIQRLYLPDRGQIRFGGIDFQAFTLESLRRNLAVVPQATVLLSGTVLENLAPGEAHPNIPRLHALCREVGVLELIENLPRGFLTHLTENGANLSGGQRQRLAIVRALYRDAPVLLLDEPTASLDAASESRVLDLLRRLRNEGRTLVIAAHHPAVLGCADQVVEMKGGRVTGVRLQNQSPPTAKDWTAL from the coding sequence GTGATCGCGATCAAACAGCGGGATGTCACGGACTGTGGGGCGGCTTGCCTGGCGGCGATTGCGGCGCACCACGGTCTGCGCCATTCGGTAACATATTTGCGTTCACTGGCTGGGACCACCCAGCAAGGGACGACGGCCCTCGGTTTGGTCGAGGCCGCCCGAAAATTGGGACTCACGGCCACGGGGTTGAAGGGTACATTTGAGCAGGCAACGGCGGCATCCCTGCCCGTCATCGCCCACTGCTTGCTGGAGGAGCGCGGGCTGCATTACGTGGTGGTCACCCAGCTATCTGACCAACGGGTCGAGGTGATGGACCCCGCCGAGGGACGGACGGTGGAATGGTCCCCGGAGAAGTTCAAATCTGTCTGGACCGGTGTGCTGCTCAAGCTCGAGCCCGGGGTGGGTTTTGTTACCGGTGATCGCACGGTGACAGCACGCCGTCGTCTCTGGCATCTGGTGTGGCCACACCGGGTCGACCTTGGGCTGGCGTTCATCATGTCGGTCCTGGGCACCCTGTTCACCTTGGGCACGGCAGTCTATGTCCAGAAGCTGGTCGATGAAATCATTCCTGCTCGTGACACCGGCTATCTCTATCTCATGGGGGTGGTGATGCTGGCGCTGCTGCTGGCCCGGTTGGGTTTGGCGGCGGGGCAGTCCTTGCTCGCGTTGCGCACGGCCCAGCGAATGGATACCGATTTGATCCAGTCATATTACACCCACCTGCTGGGTCTGCCCCAGGTGTTCTTCGATACGATGCGGGTGGGGGAGATCACGTCGCGGGTGGGGGATGCGGTGAATGTCCGGGCTTTTCTGAACAGCACGCTACCGCAACTGCTGCTTAACCCGTTGCTCATCTTGTTTTCGCTCGCGGGCATGTTTCTCTATGCACCCCAATTGGCCCTGGTGTCCGTGGCACTGCTGCCCGCGGGTGCGGCGATCTACTGGTGCATGGATCGGGGCAACCGGCGGACGGAACGCGACCTGATGGAGAAGGCGGCGGACTTTGCCGCGCAGTTCACCGAATCACTGGCCGCGCAGTCGGTGATCCGTCGTTTTCGGACCGAGGCACACGCGGTGCGGAAGACCGGCGTGAAACTCCAGTTGCTGCAGGAATCGATCAGACAGTCATCGCTGCTTTCGCTGTCCGGGGGGCTGGCGACTGCCCTGCTGACGCAAGCCAGCCTGTTGGGGGTTCTCTGGGGCGGTGGGGTCCTCGTGTTGCGGGGCCAACTCACTCTGGGTGAGCTCATGTCATGTTATACCCTAACATCTTTCCTGACGGTTCCGCTTGTGGGGCTCATCGGGCTTAGCACGTCAGTCCAGGATGCGCTGATTGCGGCAGATCGCTTGTATGAGATCATGGACCTGGCCAAGGAGAAGGATGGGGGAACCGTGATCTTCGCGGGGGATGCACCGCTCGCGGTACATATCGACCGGGTTTCATTCCGCCATGTAGGACGTCGCGCGACACTGGATGACGTGAGGCTGACTTTCCCACCTGGGCGGATCACTGTGCTCGCCGGTGAATCGGGATGTGGCAAGAGCACGCTCCTGGCGTTGATTCAGCGCCTCTATCTGCCGGACCGGGGACAGATCAGGTTTGGCGGGATCGACTTCCAGGCATTTACCTTGGAGTCCCTGCGCCGGAACTTGGCGGTGGTCCCTCAGGCCACGGTTTTGCTTTCGGGCACCGTGCTGGAGAATCTTGCGCCCGGTGAGGCGCATCCGAATATCCCTCGGTTGCATGCCCTGTGCCGGGAGGTTGGGGTGCTAGAGCTGATTGAAAACCTGCCGCGCGGTTTTCTCACGCACCTCACAGAGAACGGGGCCAATCTCTCCGGGGGCCAGCGGCAGCGTCTGGCGATTGTCCGCGCACTCTATCGGGATGCCCCGGTGCTCCTGTTGGATGAACCTACGGCGTCACTCGACGCTGCTTCGGAGAGCCGGGTCCTCGACCTGCTCCGCCGGCTGCGGAACGAAGGCCGCACCCTTGTCATCGCCGCCCATCACCCGGCGGTGCTAGGGTGTGCAGACCAGGTCGTCGAGATGAAGGGCGGCAGGGTCACCGGCGTAAGGTTGCAGAATCAGAGCCCGCCGACGGCCAAGGATTGGACGGCTCTATGA